In [Leptolyngbya] sp. PCC 7376, a genomic segment contains:
- the amt gene encoding ammonium transporter: MVDSLWVLICACLVFLMQPGFMCLESGLTRSKNNINVAVKNLADFAVSTFCFWVVGYGLMFGLSATGWWGQNYFLHDWQDPQEIAFFLFQIMFCGTATTIVSGAIAERTRFTAYLAIAMMISCVVYPLFGHWAWNGLNTPEIQGWLGIRGFIDFAGSTVVHSIGAWVALAVLLHLGSRTGVYEKGRKHKIHGSNLIISVLGTMLLWFGWFGFNAGSTLAFNDDVPHILLNTLMAAVTGLLGAGSIRAIQTRNIDVEALINGSLAGLVSITACCHIVSTPMAVIIGATGGAVMLIGQYCLDCWEIDDAIAAIPVHGFAGAWGTLCVALFGQVELLPTSRLSQLFIQAAGVAIAFIWSFGLSYLLVGLWKKFFPLRVTAEAERLGLNITEHHAHTEIYDLMQVMEQQAQTKDLSLRAPVEPFTEVGVIAERYNRVMERLQVALEHSETLAAELEFKVIERTRALTITNKNLEIEINEHRKTEDALRQSQVGLQEFANTLAFTLNELKSTQAQLIQSEKMSSLGEMVASIAHEINNPINYVYGNLKYIDEYTDSLIELIHVYQSYLAPVPKEVHDQLEELEMDFIMEDLPKILDSMRDGSERIQNLVLSLRNFSRLDEASQKRVDIHEGIESTLLLLQRRMERYPGQEPIEVISDFGSLPMIECHPSQLNQVFMNLLSNSMDVLDECYEENPEHFGKIWVTTRQVESNTVQVTIADDGKGIPEEIRAKLFDPFFTTKPVGKGTGLGLSICYQIIVEKHSGKIWCEPNFPEGAKFVCEFPISPK; encoded by the coding sequence ATGGTAGATAGTCTGTGGGTTTTGATTTGTGCCTGCTTGGTTTTTCTAATGCAGCCAGGCTTTATGTGCCTCGAATCTGGCCTAACACGATCGAAAAATAATATTAATGTTGCGGTTAAGAATTTAGCAGATTTTGCGGTCTCGACGTTTTGCTTTTGGGTTGTCGGCTATGGGCTGATGTTTGGGCTTTCAGCTACTGGTTGGTGGGGCCAAAATTATTTTTTGCATGATTGGCAAGATCCCCAAGAGATTGCATTTTTCTTATTTCAGATAATGTTTTGCGGTACGGCAACGACGATTGTCTCTGGGGCGATCGCCGAACGCACGAGATTTACGGCCTATTTGGCGATCGCCATGATGATTTCTTGTGTGGTCTACCCTTTGTTTGGCCATTGGGCTTGGAACGGTTTAAATACGCCTGAGATACAAGGATGGCTCGGCATACGAGGCTTTATTGATTTTGCGGGGTCAACCGTTGTTCATAGTATTGGCGCATGGGTGGCTCTCGCTGTATTACTTCATTTAGGGAGTCGTACGGGTGTCTATGAAAAGGGTAGAAAACATAAAATCCATGGCTCGAACCTGATCATTTCTGTCTTAGGAACCATGCTGCTGTGGTTCGGCTGGTTTGGGTTTAATGCGGGCAGTACCTTAGCCTTTAACGACGACGTGCCCCACATTTTGCTGAATACCCTCATGGCTGCTGTGACGGGCTTGCTGGGAGCCGGTAGTATCCGGGCTATTCAGACGCGTAATATCGATGTCGAAGCTTTGATTAATGGTTCTCTCGCAGGCTTAGTTTCAATTACTGCCTGTTGTCATATTGTCAGTACGCCGATGGCTGTGATTATTGGGGCTACTGGTGGTGCTGTTATGTTGATCGGCCAATATTGTCTCGATTGCTGGGAAATCGATGATGCGATCGCCGCGATTCCGGTACATGGTTTTGCTGGCGCTTGGGGAACACTCTGTGTCGCATTATTTGGTCAGGTGGAGTTGCTCCCGACGAGTCGTCTCTCTCAACTATTTATTCAAGCTGCCGGTGTGGCGATCGCCTTTATCTGGTCATTTGGCCTCAGCTATTTGTTAGTTGGCCTCTGGAAAAAATTCTTCCCCCTCCGTGTTACCGCCGAAGCAGAACGACTTGGGCTCAATATTACTGAGCACCATGCCCATACCGAAATCTATGACCTTATGCAGGTCATGGAGCAACAAGCCCAAACCAAAGATTTGAGTCTTCGTGCTCCTGTTGAACCCTTCACGGAAGTGGGCGTTATTGCCGAGCGATATAACCGCGTGATGGAGCGCCTTCAAGTGGCTCTCGAACACAGTGAAACCCTTGCGGCTGAGCTGGAATTCAAGGTAATTGAACGGACTCGTGCCCTAACGATTACCAACAAAAATTTAGAGATAGAGATTAATGAGCATCGCAAAACAGAAGATGCTTTGCGCCAGTCCCAAGTGGGATTACAGGAATTTGCGAATACCCTTGCCTTTACACTCAATGAACTGAAAAGTACCCAGGCACAATTAATCCAATCCGAAAAAATGTCATCCCTTGGAGAAATGGTGGCTAGCATTGCCCATGAAATTAATAACCCGATTAATTACGTTTACGGCAATCTAAAATATATCGATGAATACACCGATAGTCTGATTGAGTTAATTCACGTTTACCAATCATATTTAGCGCCAGTTCCCAAAGAAGTGCATGACCAGCTCGAAGAGTTGGAAATGGATTTTATTATGGAAGACTTACCAAAAATTTTGGACTCAATGCGGGATGGGAGTGAGCGTATTCAGAATTTAGTGCTATCGCTTCGTAATTTCTCTCGGCTAGATGAAGCCTCCCAAAAACGCGTGGATATCCATGAGGGCATTGAGAGTACGTTGCTGTTGCTACAGCGTCGAATGGAACGGTATCCAGGTCAAGAACCCATCGAGGTGATCTCTGATTTTGGGTCATTACCAATGATTGAATGCCATCCGAGTCAGCTCAATCAAGTGTTTATGAATTTGTTATCGAATTCGATGGATGTGCTGGATGAATGTTATGAGGAAAATCCCGAGCACTTTGGCAAAATCTGGGTGACGACCCGTCAAGTGGAATCTAATACGGTGCAGGTGACAATTGCGGATGATGGCAAAGGTATTCCGGAAGAGATTCGGGCGAAATTATTTGATCCGTTTTTTACGACGAAACCGGTAGGAAAAGGTACAGGGTTAGGGTTATCAATTTGTTATCAGATCATCGTTGAAAAACATAGCGGTAAGATTTGGTGTGAACCTAATTTTCCCGAAGGTGCCAAGTTTGTCTGTGAATTCCCCATCTCTCCGAAATAA
- a CDS encoding class I SAM-dependent methyltransferase, whose product MTSALFLTLQDRIKASKKQAIPFAEYMEIVLYDSQHGYYSGGNVDIGKQGDFFTASSLGSDFGELLAEQIVELHQILDCDPFQIVEVGAGKGELAKDILSYLQSHHLKIFKKIKYIIIEKSPALIQQQQEKLEAFTEEINVTWSDWSAIAPESIQGCVFSNELLDAFPVHRVVVKESQLQEIYVALDPNSETSFTETIEELSQPALTTYFQNLELAITDYPDGFQTEVNLQMFDWLKQVESKLKSGYILTIDYGYPAAKYYHPQRSQGTLQAYFQHRHHSDFYVNLGQQDLTAHVDFTTLQRCGETLGLETLGLTQQGLFLMALGLGDRLNELATNPQDVMTVLRRRDALHQLMDPMGLGKFYVLLQGKTLTEKQLQSTPTGFAHPI is encoded by the coding sequence ATGACTTCTGCGCTTTTTTTAACCCTACAAGACCGGATTAAAGCCTCAAAAAAACAGGCGATTCCTTTCGCTGAATATATGGAGATTGTGCTCTACGATTCACAACATGGTTATTACAGTGGTGGCAACGTTGATATTGGGAAACAAGGAGATTTCTTTACCGCATCTTCCTTAGGTTCTGACTTTGGAGAACTACTAGCAGAGCAAATTGTTGAACTACACCAAATACTCGATTGCGATCCATTTCAAATCGTTGAAGTCGGTGCAGGGAAAGGGGAATTAGCTAAAGATATTTTGAGCTATTTGCAATCTCATCACCTCAAAATATTCAAAAAAATCAAATATATTATCATCGAAAAATCTCCAGCATTAATTCAACAGCAACAGGAAAAATTAGAAGCATTTACTGAGGAGATTAACGTTACTTGGTCTGACTGGTCGGCGATCGCCCCAGAGAGTATTCAGGGTTGTGTCTTTAGCAATGAGCTTTTAGATGCCTTTCCAGTCCATCGTGTGGTGGTGAAAGAATCTCAGTTACAGGAAATTTACGTCGCTCTAGACCCAAATTCCGAGACTAGTTTCACCGAGACAATAGAAGAATTATCTCAGCCAGCCCTAACGACATATTTTCAAAATTTAGAGTTGGCGATCACCGACTATCCAGATGGTTTTCAGACAGAAGTTAATTTACAGATGTTTGATTGGCTGAAACAGGTCGAGTCAAAACTAAAATCTGGCTATATTTTAACGATTGACTATGGTTATCCAGCGGCAAAATATTACCATCCCCAACGCTCTCAAGGGACATTACAAGCTTATTTTCAACATCGCCATCATAGTGATTTTTATGTCAATTTAGGTCAGCAAGATTTAACCGCTCATGTGGATTTCACAACCTTACAAAGATGTGGTGAAACCTTAGGGTTAGAGACTTTGGGCTTGACTCAACAAGGTTTATTTTTAATGGCATTAGGGTTAGGCGATCGCCTAAATGAGTTGGCCACAAATCCTCAAGATGTGATGACTGTTTTACGCCGCCGCGATGCCCTCCACCAATTGATGGATCCGATGGGTTTAGGGAAATTCTATGTCTTACTCCAGGGAAAAACCTTAACAGAGAAACAATTACAGTCAACACCAACAGGGTTTGCGCATCCTATCTAA